In Mastomys coucha isolate ucsf_1 unplaced genomic scaffold, UCSF_Mcou_1 pScaffold5, whole genome shotgun sequence, one genomic interval encodes:
- the LOC116078728 gene encoding protein PELPK1-like, which translates to MGFGDPTQFAWRGGTYLSSALRLESQQGLWSKPRESQNAAELEVLSPEGAAEPKVPQEAAQPEVTSPHTAAEPDVPSPQVAAQPEVTSPQVAAEPEVPSPHTAESEVPSLQVPAEPKVPSPQVPAELEVLSPEGTAEPQVPSPQVPAEPQVPSPQVPAEPQVPSPQVAAEPKVPSPQVAAEPQVPSPQVPAEPKVPSPQVAVEHEVTSPHTAAEPEVTSPHTAAEPEVPSPQVPDELEVLSPEGAAEPQVPSPQVPAEPEVPSPQVPAEPKVPSPQVPAEPKVPSPHTVAEPEVPSPQVAAEPEVPSPQVPAEPKVPSPQRDAELEVLSPEGAAEPEVPSPQRAAEPKVPSPQRDAVPDVQRTARPSVVHYKKSYFGIQRIRFHPSRDLQSWEQPTPQDLYCPFCLKTYPATMRWISSHNGPVLVPA; encoded by the exons ATGGGTTTTGGGGATCCAACTCAATTTGCCTGGCGTGGAGGCACATACCTGTCCTCAGCACTCCGCCTGGAGAGCCAGCaaggtctctggagtaagccccGGGAGAGCCAGAACG CTGCTGAACTGGAAGTCCTATCACCTGAAGGCGCTGCTGAGCCCAAGGTCCCTCAAGAAGCTGCTCAGCCAGAGGTCACTTCACCTCACACAGCTGCTGAGCCTGATGTCCCTTCACCTCAAGTAGCTGCTCAGCCGGAGGTCACATCACCTCAAGTAGCTGCTGAGCCTGAAGTCCCTTCACCTCACACAGCTGAGTCTGAGGTCCCTTCACTTCAAGTACCTGCTGAGCCCAAGGTCCCTTCACCTCAAGTACCTGCTGAACTGGAAGTCCTGTCACCTGAAGGCACTGCAGAGCCCCAGGTCCCTTCACCTCAAGTACCTGCTGAGCCCCAGGTCCCTTCACCTCAAGTACCTGCTGAGCCCCAGGTCCCTTCACCTCAAGTAGCTGCTGAGCCCAAGGTCCCTTCACCTCAAGTAGCTGCTGAGCCCCAGGTCCCTTCACCTCAAGTACCTGCTGAGCCCAAGGTCCCTTCACCTCAAGTAGCTGTTGAGCACGAGGTCACTTCACCTCACACAGCTGCTGAGCCCGAGGTCACTTCACCTCACACAGCTGCTGAGCCAGAGGTCCCTTCACCTCAAGTACCTGATGAACTGGAAGTCCTGTCACCTGAAGGCGCTGCAGAGCCCCAGGTCCCTTCACCTCAAGTACCTGCTGAGCCAGAGGTCCCTTCACCTCAAGTACCTGCTGAGCCCAAGGTCCCTTCACCTCAAGTACCTGCTGAGCCCAAGGTCCCTTCACCTCACACAGTGGCTGAGCCAGAGGTCCCTTCACCTCAAGTAGCTGCAGAGCCCGAGGTCCCTTCACCTCAAGTACCTGCTGAGCCCAAGGTCCCTTCACCCCAAAGAGATGCTGAGCTGGAAGTCCTGTCACCTGAAGGAGCTGCTGAGCCAGAGGTCCCTTCACCTCAAAGAGCTGCTGAGCCCAAAGTCCCTTCACCCCAAAGAGATGCTGTGCCTGATGTCCAAAGAACTGCTAGACCATCTGTAGTCCATTATAAAAAGTCATATTTTG GTATCCAAAGAATTCGTTTTCATCCTTCCAGG GACCTACAAAGCTGGGAACAGCCAACGCCCCAAGATTTGTATTGTCCATTTTGTTTGAAGACCTATCCAGCAACCATGAGATGGATCTCCAGCCACAACGGTCCTGTTCTTGTCCCTGCCTAA